The genomic region TCCCCTAAGTTTGCTTTTTGTACTAATGCGCTGAGATGGTCTTTCATATGTTTTTATAAATTAGACAATTTGTGGTATACGAGTGTGACTAAAAGGATTAAAATTTTTATGTTAAACTTTAGTTTGCAGTTTTCGGCTTAGAGAGGCAGAGCTTAGAAAAAAAAGATTTGAGAATTTTGTGTCGCTCTCCTGCTTGGAGAAAAGGACCAACATATTGACAAGCTGAAATTGAATATAGTATCAATGACTTTTTTAGTGAAGCTATTTGCCTAGAATATAGTATTTCGTAAAGCATAGGGAGGGTGCCAAAATGGAAATTTTCTATTCAGGTGAATGGAAATAACTGTAACATTTTCTCTTTTTAGATATCCTTGATTATAAACATATTCTTAAATCGAAATATGAAATCCAAACTTTTTATTTTTTTATTTGTCAGCACGGCATTTTATCACGTTAACAGTCAAACCAAAGAACTACAATCTTTTCTCGACACTTACACTAAGGAAAACCATTTTAACGGAAACATCCTAATAACAAAGAATGATAAAGTTTTGTTCTTTAAAAGTTATGGTATGGCCAATCAGGAATTCGATATACCAAACAACAGAGAAACTAAGTTCAAGGTAGCGTCTATCACCAAATTGTTCACTAGTGTATTGATTTATAAATTAATTGATGAGGGTAAGTTGACTTTAGAAAAAACAATCTATGAGGTTCTGCCGAATTATAAAGGCGAGGGCACTAAAAAAGTGAATATTCACCAGCTATTGACCTCTACCTCTGGCATTGAAGGCCTTGAAAGTGGTGGAGATATGGTTTATGAGAAAAAATACACTTCTGATGAAGTATATCATAAATTCGCCAGCGGGAAATTGGACACTATTCCAGGCACAAAATTCAGTTACAATAATGCCGATTATATCATTCTTGGTAAGGTGTTGGAAGAAATCCACCAAAAACCTTTCAAGACCATTTTAAAGGAACAAATTCTTGACCCTCTTGAATTGAATAACACAGGAATTCTTAACTATAAAGTTATTGATAATCTCGCTACCACTTACTGGTGGAATACAGAGGCAAACCAGTTCGAGAGAGATATTCCGTACTATGGTGAAAACTATGGTGCTTCAGGAAATATGTACTCCAACTTGGGCGACCTGAATACATTTTCGAATGCTCTTTATAGTGGAAAGTTAATCAGCGAAAAGTCCTTAACCAAGCTTCTTGAGCCTGTTGAGGGTGTCAAAGATTTTGATTCCTATGCAAGCGGCCTGTGGTCATTTTCCTTTCCTATTGGTAATGAACAGCGCCATCACGGTGCTTCGAGACCTGGTAATATTTGGGGGACAGAGGGTATGTTGTTCAGATTGATAGAAAAGGAAATGAATATCACCATCCTATCCAATGGTATGGGTAGTTCTGATATGTGGGCGATACTTCGGAAAGTACAACCTATTCTTTACAAACAATAGTTCATTATTAATTACTAAGATGAAACAATATTCAGTGGCACCGCATAATACATAGGATACTTTTCGCGATATTAGGCCAGATGAC from Costertonia aggregata harbors:
- a CDS encoding serine hydrolase domain-containing protein — encoded protein: MKSKLFIFLFVSTAFYHVNSQTKELQSFLDTYTKENHFNGNILITKNDKVLFFKSYGMANQEFDIPNNRETKFKVASITKLFTSVLIYKLIDEGKLTLEKTIYEVLPNYKGEGTKKVNIHQLLTSTSGIEGLESGGDMVYEKKYTSDEVYHKFASGKLDTIPGTKFSYNNADYIILGKVLEEIHQKPFKTILKEQILDPLELNNTGILNYKVIDNLATTYWWNTEANQFERDIPYYGENYGASGNMYSNLGDLNTFSNALYSGKLISEKSLTKLLEPVEGVKDFDSYASGLWSFSFPIGNEQRHHGASRPGNIWGTEGMLFRLIEKEMNITILSNGMGSSDMWAILRKVQPILYKQ